Within Halobacterium jilantaiense, the genomic segment ATGGATGTCGTCGACCGCGAGCAGGCGCGCATCGCGGAGGACGTCGGCGCGGTCGCCGTGATGAACCTCGAAGCGGTGCCGGCGGACATCCGCAAGCGCGGCGGCGTCGCCCGGATGGCCGACCCGGCGAGCCTCGAAGGCGTCATCGACGAGGTGTCGATTCCCGTGATGGGGAAGGCCCGCATCGGCCACACGAAGGAAGCCCAGATTCTGGAGGCCGTCGGCGCGGACATGATCGACGAGAGCGAGGTCCTGACGCCCGCCGACGACGAGTACCACATCGACAAGCGCGAGTTCACTGCTCCGTTCGTGTGCGGCGCGCGGAACCTCCAGGAGGCCCTGCGTCGCATCGACGAGGGCGCGGCGATGATTCGCACGAAGGGCGAGGCCGGCACCGGTGACGTGAACCAGGCCGTCCACCACCAGCGCAACATCAAGTCCGCGATTCGGAAGCTGGAGGGCATGAGCCACGAGGAGCGCAACATGTGGGCCCGCGAGCACGAGGCACCCGCCGACCTCGTCCACGAGACCGCCGAGATGGGTCGGCTGCCGGTCGTGAACTTCGCTGCTGGCGGCATCGCGACGCCCGCCGACGCCGCGCTGATGATGCACCACGGCTGTGACGGCATCTTCGTCGGCTCCGGCATCTTCGGCGCAGAGGACCCCGAGGCGATGGGCCGCGCCATCGTGGACGCCGTGAACAACTGGGACGACCCCGAGCGCCTCACCGAAATCGCGTCGAACATCGGCGACGGCATGAAGGGCGACCCGAACGTCGACCTGCCCGAGGACGAGAAGATGCAGGGCCGCGGGAACTGACGGCTACAGCAGCGCGTCGAAGCCGAGGACGCGCCACCGAATCAGCACCATCGTCCCGACGACGACTAGCTGGAAGGCCCCCTGAACGCCGCCCAGTTTCGCGTTCCGCATGCCGATGTCCGCGATGAGTTCTTCGTCCGGGTTCTCCGAGGTCATCTCCCTGTACATCCTGACTTCGCCGGGCATCAGCACGCCGAAGCCGAGAACGTTCAGGACCGCGACGACAGCGAGTGCGACGACGAAGACCGGCTCGGTCCACGCGAAGTCCGGCAGCGTGGCGGCGAGGTACGCGCCGCTCCCGAGGGCGACGACGCCGAACCAGGCCTGCCAGCGCCAGTCGTCGAAGGCGTCGAACTGCCAGCCGACGAGCACGAGCGTCGGAACGAGGGAGACGGCGGTGAAGATGGCGAGCCAGACCTGTGCGTGCGAGAACAGGCCGTTCATGCGGAGCGCGAGCGTGATGCCGCCGGCGATGGTGACCCCCGCCAGCGACGGCAGCAGGAACGCGGTCTTCGGGGTGAGCTGCCGGAAGAACTTCGCCCGGTCCTCGACCGCGAGGCCGCCGACTGCGGGGCCGAGCGCGGCCGCCATGAACACGTCGATGCCCGTCCACAGCACGCCCGTCATCACGTGGACGTACGTGTGGAGTTGCTGGCCGCCGACCGTCGCCGCGTAGGCGAGCGCCGCGACCGGCACCAGCACGACGCCGACCGCGAACGCGGGGTTCGCGCGCCGCGCGAGGCCGGCGATAGTGCCGCGAACGGTTTCGGTCCCTGTACTCCGGGGCGTCGTCTGGCCGTCGTGGTGACCGACAGCGTCCTCCGCTTCTGACACACCCCCGACGTTTCAGTGGCGTGTACTAATCGTTGTCGTGGCAGGCGGTGTTGCCACCGCCTCCTCGGGTCAGTAGCTGTACACGTCCACGGTGACGCCGTCCGCGTCGGCCAGCGTGGCCGTGTCGCCACCGCCGTTCCAGACGTAGCCCTGGTCCCAGTTGTAGGTGTAGTCGACCGACGGCGTCGCGTCGTCCGGCGTCTCGTTCGTCGTGACTGCGACCGTCTCTCCGGCCGCGAGGGTGGTCGCAGGGAACGTGAACGTCTTGTCCGCCTCGTCGGAGAGCGTCCAGTCGGTCACATCGACGCTTTCCGCGCCAGTGTTCTCGACGACGACGTACTCGCTGCCGTCGTCGAGTTCGGTGATTTCGACGCTCGCCGTCGACCCGCCGTCGGGCGTGAACGCCGTGAACAGGTCGGCCGGGCCGGGGAAGTTCGTCGTCGCGGGCAGCGACTCGTCGCCGCCGATGTTGTTCGTCGCGTCCGTGACCGCGTTCCCGGTGAAGCCGACGCTCGTCCCGAGGTCGGCGGTGAGGTTGTCGAAGTTCGAGAGCGCGTCGGTGTCCTCGGCCGTGCCGACGAGTACGACTGCGCCGCCGGCGGCCGCGAAGTCCGCGACTGCGCTCCGCTCGTCGGCCGTGAAGGCGTCGACGGGGGTGGTGACGACGAGCGCGCTCGCTGCAGGCTCACCGTCGTCGTCGAGCAGGGCCGGACCCTCGTCGTCGGTGAGATTCACGGTCCCCTCCAGAGCGATGCTGTCGGCGGCGTCCGTCGACTGCCCCTCCAGGTAGCGCTGGAAGTACGCCACGTCCTCCGCGGACAGCGCGAAGTCGCTGTTGAACTGGCCGTGACCGCCGTCGAACAGCACCGGCCCCTCGATGCCGCCGTCGGCGAGGTAGTCGACGACGTTCGTGACAAACGGGTACACCTGCTGGCCGTCGTTCGTCGGCCCGTCGCCCGCCTCGGCCGGCTCGTAGCCCTCGTCGACGAGCGGACCGCCCACCGCGGCGACGCCCGCCGACTCGTCGACGGCCACGAGCGGGTCGCCGCCCTCTGACGCGACGACTGTCTCGCCGCCCTCGACGGCGACCGGACTCGGGAAGAACAGCGACTCCACCGGGTCGTCGCCGGACTCCGGGATATTCGCGGGGTCCGAGATTTCCCAGATACCGCTCCCGGCGGCCTGCGCGGCGTCCTCGGCGTCCCAGTAGTCGTCGTGGGCGTCGAAGCCCGAAGAGTAGACGCGCGCCCAGCCGTCTGCGACCGCTTCGCGGTTGTAGACGTCCCCGTTCGGGAGTTCGAGGAAGCCCAGCAGCCGACCGAAGTTCCCGCGCGTCGGCTCGTTCTCGTCGAAGGACAGCGTCACCGTCTCGCCACCGAGGTGGTTCTCGGCGTACGTCGTCGCTTCGTCGCCCTTCGCTTTCAGTGCAGCCTCGTCGGTGATGCCTTCGTACTCCGCGATGCGTTCGTCGGTCGACCCCGTCTCCGGGGTGTCGATGCCGACGATGCGGACGGTGTCCGTCT encodes:
- the pdxS gene encoding pyridoxal 5'-phosphate synthase lyase subunit PdxS, encoding MATETDLEELRRGSELVKRGFAKMQKGGVIMDVVDREQARIAEDVGAVAVMNLEAVPADIRKRGGVARMADPASLEGVIDEVSIPVMGKARIGHTKEAQILEAVGADMIDESEVLTPADDEYHIDKREFTAPFVCGARNLQEALRRIDEGAAMIRTKGEAGTGDVNQAVHHQRNIKSAIRKLEGMSHEERNMWAREHEAPADLVHETAEMGRLPVVNFAAGGIATPADAALMMHHGCDGIFVGSGIFGAEDPEAMGRAIVDAVNNWDDPERLTEIASNIGDGMKGDPNVDLPEDEKMQGRGN
- a CDS encoding lamin tail domain-containing protein, which translates into the protein MKRRQLLLGIGATVGAGAAISSGAFSNASADRQVAVTVSDDAAGLLSLEPAAGPNGEYVDGGGDRVAVALGDAQAGLTEGATYEFDRTLRVGNQGTQPVYVWAELSSAAFAGDDLYVYRGETGTPLNAANAAEVGIGGSLDLGFFVDTGNVDTDTYNPTITLHASDEPPNGGEDPEAPPDDPVEDPIPAVQLDSVSSLLDANQQPLTDDDTVAIWAEPTAAIQDSDGNGDAVSYPDDADIPVAAVDGDVVGITGPFVPTTTQFGDYGNEEFLLNVYDDLLGGSGTVRHDEGHGQFYTRSPNGGDDFQAFASYAESNGYTYEATESVPSSTDDADAFVVTTPSEAFTDTELDAVSSFVDDGGVVFLHEQSDYNDFDAPGNSNEIAAALSASFRFNDAQIVDNENNTGAPFVPATSNFNTDDFAAYFENREGLGIDLDPSEEYEVDVVSVADGDTVDVQFSNGQTDTVRIVGIDTPETGSTDERIAEYEGITDEAALKAKGDEATTYAENHLGGETVTLSFDENEPTRGNFGRLLGFLELPNGDVYNREAVADGWARVYSSGFDAHDDYWDAEDAAQAAGSGIWEISDPANIPESGDDPVESLFFPSPVAVEGGETVVASEGGDPLVAVDESAGVAAVGGPLVDEGYEPAEAGDGPTNDGQQVYPFVTNVVDYLADGGIEGPVLFDGGHGQFNSDFALSAEDVAYFQRYLEGQSTDAADSIALEGTVNLTDDEGPALLDDDGEPAASALVVTTPVDAFTADERSAVADFAAAGGAVVLVGTAEDTDALSNFDNLTADLGTSVGFTGNAVTDATNNIGGDESLPATTNFPGPADLFTAFTPDGGSTASVEITELDDGSEYVVVENTGAESVDVTDWTLSDEADKTFTFPATTLAAGETVAVTTNETPDDATPSVDYTYNWDQGYVWNGGGDTATLADADGVTVDVYSY